The genomic region CTCCCGTGCCGCTCGCAGGGATTCCTTCAGCGATCCCATGGTGGCGAGCACCGCCGTGGGTTCGTAGCCGCAGTGCGCCATGCAGTTGGCGCAGCGCGGGTCCTTGCCGCGGCCGTACTTGTCCCAGTCGGTGTCCTCGATGAGCTCCCGGTAGGTGGGGACGTACCCGTCGCTCATCAGATAGCAGGGGCGCTGCCAGCCGAAGAGCGAGTAGTTCGGGATCGCCCAGGCCGTGCAGGGGAAGTCGGCCTTGCCCTCCAGGAAGTCCAGGAAGAGCGGGGAGTGGTTGAGCCTCCAGCGGCTCCGGTTGCCGCCCGCGAAGGACTTCTTGAAGAGCTCGCGGGTCTGCTCGACGCCCAGGAAGTGCTCCTGGTCCGGGGCCTTCTCGTAGGCGTAGGCGGGCGAGATCATCATCTCGTCGACCTTCATCTCGTCGTTGAGGAAGTTCAGCACCTCGATGACGGTCTGCGGGGTGTCGGTGTTGAAGAAGGTGGAGTTGGTCGTGACCCGGAAGCCGCGCCGCTTGGCCTCCTTCATCGCCTCCACCGCTTCGTCGAAGACGCCTTCCTTGGCGACCGACTCGTCGTGCCGCTCGCGCAGCCCGTCGATGTGCACGGCGAAGGCGAAGTACGGCGACGGGGTGAACTTGTCGAGCTTCTTACGCATCAGCATGGCATTGGTGCAGAGGAAGACGTATTTCTTCTTCGCCACCAACTGACGCACGATCTCGTCGATCTGCGGGTGCATCAGCGGCTCGCCACCGGCGATGGAGACCATCGGGGCGCCTGATTCCAGCACCGCCCCGACCGCCTGTGCGACCGGCATGCGCTGCTTGAGCACCCCGGCCGGATGCTGGATCTTCCCACAGCCCTCGCACGCCAGATTGCAGGCGAACAAGGGCTCCAGTTCGACGATCAGCGGGAACTTCTCGCGCTTGCGGAGCTTCTGTTCGAAGAGATACGTCGCAACCTTGATGGACTGACGGAGCGGCATGGCCATCTGGGCTCACCTCCTGGGGAGCAGCAAAGATCGGTGCCATTCATGGAAAGCCGGAAGGACAGCACGGAGAACACGGAATGCCGATATTCCACCGCGGACCGTGCCGATGCGGACGAGCTCATGCTCTGGAGCGTCCACGACCACCCGTACGGCGGCAACGGGGCGTGGCCCCGTCCGTACGGCGGTGCGGAGGGTGGCGGCGGACTCCATGTCCACCGCGATGGCGCCGGTGGCCCGGAGCGATGCCCGCTCCGGGCCCCGGACGACATGTGCGGAGCCGTTCAGCGGGCCCGTGTGGACCGTACGCCCGGGGGCCGCCCTGACCAGTGCGTCGACCAGCAGA from Streptomyces sp. QL37 harbors:
- the hpnH gene encoding adenosyl-hopene transferase HpnH; translation: MAMPLRQSIKVATYLFEQKLRKREKFPLIVELEPLFACNLACEGCGKIQHPAGVLKQRMPVAQAVGAVLESGAPMVSIAGGEPLMHPQIDEIVRQLVAKKKYVFLCTNAMLMRKKLDKFTPSPYFAFAVHIDGLRERHDESVAKEGVFDEAVEAMKEAKRRGFRVTTNSTFFNTDTPQTVIEVLNFLNDEMKVDEMMISPAYAYEKAPDQEHFLGVEQTRELFKKSFAGGNRSRWRLNHSPLFLDFLEGKADFPCTAWAIPNYSLFGWQRPCYLMSDGYVPTYRELIEDTDWDKYGRGKDPRCANCMAHCGYEPTAVLATMGSLKESLRAARETIGGNR
- a CDS encoding 1-hydroxy-2-methyl-2-butenyl 4-diphosphate reductase, whose product is MGAPQEPPGPTTPLLIACALGIERFALRTGRRGGAPGPGPVSIIRSGMGPRAAESAVRLALGQDGAGGTAVIASGFCAGLEPGMHPGDLVVAEETRDHGGTTACTGTGLLVDALVRAAPGRTVHTGPLNGSAHVVRGPERASLRATGAIAVDMESAATLRTAVRTGPRPVAAVRVVVDAPEHELVRIGTVRGGISAFRVLRAVLPAFHEWHRSLLLPRR